Proteins co-encoded in one Chloroflexota bacterium genomic window:
- a CDS encoding SGNH/GDSL hydrolase family protein: MSHHEAPRDWHPEPFRKLVTLGESTTAGGWSSVRERSWPHVLAALISDFQDEPVELVNTGIGANVISTRVPCYSYSGKPAANERVQKHVIDHDPDLLVISYGLNDARGGTPTEIFRTEMTGVIEQVRAGCDPLIVLPGPYYMTDFGLGEHFQEGSHEVFQTYNLVTEQVARATNCLFSDVYNAYGGAAWMVHYDGVHANDLGHRLVAHTIFQTLAQNCSGLAIRTKRLERTGERWRDESTLMADYGYQGRRAMPLEIDDDA, encoded by the coding sequence GTGTCGCATCACGAAGCTCCACGCGATTGGCATCCCGAGCCGTTCCGAAAGCTCGTCACGCTTGGCGAGAGCACCACCGCCGGCGGTTGGAGTTCGGTGCGCGAACGCAGCTGGCCCCACGTCCTGGCGGCGCTGATCTCGGATTTCCAGGATGAGCCGGTCGAGTTGGTAAACACCGGCATCGGGGCGAACGTCATCTCGACCCGCGTCCCCTGCTACTCCTACTCCGGCAAGCCGGCGGCCAACGAGCGCGTGCAGAAGCACGTGATCGACCACGATCCCGACCTGCTGGTGATTTCCTACGGCCTCAACGACGCGCGCGGCGGCACGCCGACCGAGATATTCCGCACCGAGATGACGGGCGTGATCGAGCAGGTGCGGGCGGGGTGCGATCCGCTGATCGTGCTGCCGGGGCCGTACTACATGACCGACTTTGGCCTCGGGGAGCACTTTCAGGAAGGCAGCCACGAGGTGTTCCAGACCTACAACCTCGTGACGGAGCAGGTCGCGCGAGCGACCAACTGCCTCTTCAGCGACGTTTACAACGCCTACGGCGGCGCGGCGTGGATGGTGCACTACGACGGCGTGCACGCCAACGACCTGGGGCACCGGCTGGTGGCGCACACGATCTTCCAGACGCTGGCGCAGAATTGCTCCGGGCTGGCCATCCGCACCAAGCGGCTGGAGCGCACCGGCGAGCGCTGGCGCGACGAGTCCACGCTGATGGCGGACTACGGCTACCAGGGTCGGCGAGCCATGCCGCTCGAAATCGACGACGATGCCTAG
- a CDS encoding YebC/PmpR family DNA-binding transcriptional regulator — protein sequence MSGHSKWSQIKRQKAANDAKRGQLYTKIGREITVAVQDGGADPTGNFRLEQALAKARAANMPKDTIERSIQRGAGGGPGDGASLIELTYEAYGPAGVGLLIEVVTDNRNRAVAEVRNAVGSLGGRFADSGSVAWQFEARGSLAVAVGDADPEEIELTAIDAGALDVEAANGTVHVSTPAADLARMRRELSDAGYRITSADLVHEPTTPMPLDAGQAARAMRMAEALEELDDVQRVYTTLEISDELLAQLAS from the coding sequence ATGTCCGGCCATTCCAAGTGGTCGCAGATCAAGCGCCAGAAAGCCGCGAACGACGCGAAGCGCGGGCAGCTGTACACCAAGATCGGGCGCGAGATCACGGTGGCCGTGCAAGACGGCGGCGCCGATCCCACCGGGAACTTCCGGCTCGAGCAGGCGCTCGCCAAGGCCCGCGCCGCGAACATGCCGAAGGACACGATCGAGCGCTCCATACAGCGGGGTGCCGGCGGCGGCCCGGGTGACGGCGCCTCGCTCATCGAGCTCACCTACGAGGCCTACGGTCCCGCGGGCGTCGGGCTGCTGATTGAAGTGGTCACCGACAACCGCAATCGCGCCGTCGCGGAGGTTCGCAACGCCGTGGGAAGTCTCGGGGGCAGGTTTGCCGATTCCGGCTCGGTCGCCTGGCAGTTCGAGGCGCGCGGCAGTCTGGCGGTTGCGGTCGGTGACGCGGATCCGGAGGAGATCGAGTTGACGGCCATCGACGCCGGCGCCCTGGACGTCGAGGCGGCCAACGGCACCGTGCACGTGTCCACGCCCGCTGCGGACCTGGCGCGCATGCGCCGCGAGCTCAGCGACGCCGGATACCGGATCACCTCCGCCGATCTCGTCCATGAGCCCACGACCCCCATGCCGCTGGATGCCGGGCAGGCGGCGCGGGCCATGCGCATGGCGGAAGCGCTGGAGGAGCTCGACGACGTGCAGCGCGTCTACACCACGTTGGAGATCAGCGACGAGCTGCTCGCGCAGCTGGCCTCCTAG
- a CDS encoding IS110 family transposase produces the protein MAQAPYLGLDVARDHLDVAVHPTQDAWRIPNTPAGHAALVRRAQALQPTRIVLEASGGYERAVDAALTAAGLPAVVVNPRQVRDFARSRNILAKTDRLDAWGLARFAAEVQPLVRPRPDAVTQHLHDLITRRRQLLGMRVAERQRRPQTPPALRARLDAHLAWLTDELAAIDAELAATIQADPRLRARAVWLQSIPGIGPVACHTLLAELPELGTLNRHQIAALVGVAPFNRDSGAWRGRRSVWGGRASVRATLYMAALAASRANPSLRAFYQRLVAAGKPKLVALTACMRKLLVLCNSLCKQQARWDPTVG, from the coding sequence ATGGCCCAAGCCCCGTATCTCGGTCTGGACGTCGCCCGCGACCATCTGGATGTCGCCGTGCACCCGACGCAGGATGCCTGGCGGATCCCCAACACCCCCGCGGGGCACGCCGCGCTGGTACGTCGGGCGCAGGCGCTGCAGCCCACGCGGATCGTGTTGGAAGCCAGTGGCGGCTACGAGCGTGCCGTGGATGCTGCCCTGACGGCCGCCGGGCTGCCGGCGGTGGTGGTCAACCCGCGGCAGGTGCGGGACTTCGCCCGCAGCCGCAACATCTTGGCCAAGACCGATCGCCTCGATGCCTGGGGGCTGGCGCGCTTCGCCGCCGAGGTCCAGCCGCTGGTGCGCCCGCGCCCGGATGCGGTCACCCAACACCTGCACGACCTGATCACCCGGCGGCGCCAACTGCTGGGGATGCGCGTCGCCGAGCGGCAGCGGCGGCCCCAAACCCCGCCGGCTCTCCGCGCCCGCCTCGACGCCCACCTCGCCTGGCTGACCGACGAGCTGGCCGCCATCGACGCGGAGCTCGCCGCCACCATCCAGGCCGATCCGCGGCTGCGCGCCCGCGCGGTCTGGCTGCAAAGCATCCCCGGCATCGGGCCCGTCGCCTGCCACACCCTGCTCGCCGAGCTGCCCGAACTGGGCACCCTCAACCGCCACCAGATCGCCGCCCTCGTCGGCGTGGCGCCCTTCAACCGCGACAGCGGCGCCTGGCGCGGGCGCCGCTCGGTCTGGGGTGGGCGCGCCTCGGTCCGCGCCACGCTCTATATGGCCGCCCTCGCCGCCAGTCGGGCCAATCCCAGCCTGCGCGCCTTCTATCAGCGCCTCGTCGCGGCCGGCAAGCCCAAGCTCGTGGCCCTCACCGCTTGCATGCGCAAGCTCCTCGTGCTCTGCAATTCCCTCTGCAAACAGCAGGCCAGGTGGGACCCCACCGTGGGCTAA
- a CDS encoding SDR family NAD(P)-dependent oxidoreductase, whose amino-acid sequence MTSLAGRVVVITGGASGIGGATARLCAARGAQVVIGDVDDAKGEALARELTELGLSAAFEHVDVTAEADCQRLIQAAIASYGPLDVLITCAGILQGAFVEFAELELATFERVQDVNVRGTFLCMKHAVVAMDDRGGTILLVASGAGVTSRSSSVAYGTSKAAVHGLGFIAPNHLAGRPIRVNTVCPSIVDTPLKRANVEDEGRARGWSRADIEAAQSKLRDPEGVARVLAFLASDEADFVRGTVFTA is encoded by the coding sequence GTGACGTCGCTTGCCGGCCGGGTCGTGGTCATCACCGGCGGCGCGTCGGGTATCGGCGGCGCCACCGCGCGACTCTGCGCGGCCCGCGGCGCGCAAGTTGTGATCGGCGACGTGGACGACGCCAAGGGCGAAGCCCTGGCGCGCGAGCTCACCGAGCTGGGCCTCTCCGCCGCCTTCGAGCACGTCGACGTCACCGCCGAGGCTGACTGCCAGCGCCTGATTCAGGCTGCAATCGCCAGCTACGGGCCGCTCGACGTCCTCATCACCTGCGCCGGAATCCTGCAGGGTGCCTTCGTCGAATTTGCGGAATTGGAACTCGCCACGTTCGAGCGGGTCCAAGACGTGAACGTGCGCGGCACCTTCCTCTGCATGAAGCATGCCGTGGTGGCCATGGACGACCGCGGCGGCACGATCCTGCTGGTCGCGTCGGGCGCCGGCGTGACCAGCCGCAGCTCATCCGTGGCCTACGGCACCAGCAAAGCCGCCGTCCACGGCCTGGGCTTCATCGCGCCGAATCACCTGGCGGGACGCCCCATCCGCGTCAACACCGTGTGTCCGTCGATCGTTGACACGCCGCTCAAGCGGGCCAACGTCGAGGACGAGGGGCGGGCGCGCGGATGGTCGCGCGCCGACATTGAAGCCGCCCAGAGCAAACTCCGCGACCCGGAGGGCGTGGCCCGCGTGCTGGCGTTCCTCGCGTCCGACGAGGCCGACTTTGTGCGGGGAACCGTGTTCACGGCGTGA
- a CDS encoding sugar phosphate isomerase/epimerase, producing the protein MQVSLAMMGFGWTQDVAERCIEVAGGLGYDGIDLWKQYLDTADLGWVRDACAAQNLQIVQLSPYFDFTTSEATAADSLREAATFVGYAETLGAPYVRAYTGVTPSAEADDAMWARCVAGLQEACDMAAASDVTLLLETHQVIHSGPCLSDTSPTTIRLLELVDRPNLRVAIQTPLVGETPEDSARQLGRYTDQIQAHNWIGATESTWGQLTFLDAGDLDFRRYLRILQEEGFDGWISIEHANHHPWEETATHEIAYLRELLAES; encoded by the coding sequence ATGCAAGTCTCCCTGGCGATGATGGGATTCGGCTGGACCCAAGACGTGGCCGAGCGCTGCATCGAGGTCGCCGGCGGCCTCGGCTACGACGGCATTGACCTCTGGAAGCAATACCTCGACACGGCCGATCTCGGCTGGGTCCGCGACGCCTGCGCGGCGCAGAACCTGCAAATCGTGCAGCTGAGTCCGTATTTCGACTTCACCACCAGCGAGGCGACGGCGGCAGACTCCCTGCGCGAGGCGGCGACATTCGTCGGCTACGCGGAGACGCTGGGCGCTCCCTACGTGCGCGCCTACACCGGCGTCACGCCCAGCGCCGAAGCCGACGACGCCATGTGGGCGCGCTGCGTCGCGGGACTCCAGGAAGCGTGCGACATGGCGGCCGCGTCCGACGTGACCCTGCTGCTCGAAACGCACCAGGTCATCCACAGCGGACCGTGCCTCTCCGACACGAGCCCGACAACGATCCGGCTGCTGGAGCTGGTGGACCGCCCCAACCTCCGCGTCGCGATCCAGACGCCGCTCGTCGGCGAGACGCCCGAGGACAGCGCGCGGCAATTGGGGCGCTACACGGACCAAATCCAGGCCCACAACTGGATCGGCGCCACCGAGTCCACCTGGGGCCAACTCACGTTTCTGGACGCCGGCGACCTCGACTTCCGGCGCTACCTCCGCATCCTGCAGGAGGAAGGCTTCGACGGCTGGATCAGCATCGAGCACGCCAACCACCATCCCTGGGAAGAAACCGCCACCCACGAGATCGCCTACTTGCGCGAACTGCTCGCCGAGAGTTAG
- a CDS encoding dihydrodipicolinate synthase family protein, with protein sequence MKELYPLTGVVPIVNTPFTEDDTLDVASLERLLEEGIADGVSGFIVPAVASEVAKLTPDERHDYVREVLRIVAGRVTVVAGASDPDMRRSRALAEDAVALGVDGVLCAVPVPLIEDHDGAVDYFREVARAGMPMLMIQDLHWGGYGMARYTLMQLWDELESFRCLKLETVPSGAKTSELIDATDDRLTIGCGWSLPQFIEALDRGTHFTTTTAINRPFVHVFRLHRAGRRDEARELFHRVVPFLAFAHQYIDISIHFYKRYCVRRGLFATARVREPIMPFDAHHARVADELIELICEIENELGPAGGEPPADMYM encoded by the coding sequence GTGAAAGAGCTCTATCCGCTCACGGGCGTCGTGCCGATCGTCAACACGCCCTTCACCGAGGACGACACGCTCGACGTCGCATCGCTCGAACGCCTGCTCGAGGAAGGCATCGCCGACGGCGTGAGCGGGTTCATCGTGCCGGCCGTGGCGAGCGAGGTCGCCAAGCTCACACCCGACGAGCGGCACGACTACGTGCGCGAGGTCCTGCGAATCGTGGCCGGGCGCGTCACCGTCGTGGCCGGCGCCAGCGATCCCGACATGCGGCGCTCCCGCGCCCTGGCCGAGGACGCCGTGGCGCTTGGCGTCGACGGCGTGCTGTGCGCGGTGCCCGTGCCGCTGATCGAGGACCACGACGGCGCCGTGGACTACTTCCGCGAGGTCGCCCGCGCCGGCATGCCCATGCTCATGATTCAAGACCTGCACTGGGGCGGCTACGGCATGGCCCGCTACACGCTCATGCAGCTATGGGACGAGCTGGAGTCCTTCCGCTGCCTCAAGCTGGAGACTGTGCCGTCGGGCGCCAAGACCAGCGAGCTGATCGACGCGACCGACGACCGGCTCACCATCGGTTGCGGCTGGTCCCTGCCACAATTCATCGAGGCCCTCGACCGCGGCACGCACTTCACGACCACCACCGCCATCAACCGGCCCTTCGTCCACGTCTTTCGGCTGCACCGGGCCGGTCGCCGCGACGAGGCGCGCGAGCTATTCCACCGCGTGGTGCCCTTCCTGGCCTTCGCGCACCAGTACATCGACATCTCGATCCACTTCTACAAGCGCTACTGCGTCCGCCGCGGCCTATTCGCGACCGCCCGCGTGCGCGAGCCGATCATGCCGTTCGACGCCCACCACGCGCGGGTCGCCGACGAGTTGATCGAGTTGATTTGCGAGATCGAGAACGAGCTGGGGCCGGCGGGCGGAGAGCCACCAGCAGATATGTATATGTAG
- a CDS encoding dihydrodipicolinate synthase family protein — protein sequence MPSDEARLRGVFPVLQSPFDDADRLDLDALAAEVNFCRRAGVHGVVFPAIASEFQYLTDDERRAGVEAVVTAAAGAIPVVAGVASASGAQAAVYAEHAAHAGASAVMALPPILSPARPDELRDYYAGIARAAELPLFVQHSQAGMDAEFLAGLVRDIESVHYIKEEMHPSAHYISGVLEALPAGSVGVFGGYYGRWMLSELARGATGFMPAADTVDVHVQVWDAWQRGDKIGAREVFNQLLPLINLSVLLETPLLKEVLVRRGVFTSARMRQPGALQPDDHDHAELDAILENLQPLLRA from the coding sequence ATGCCTAGCGACGAGGCGCGCTTGCGGGGGGTGTTCCCCGTGTTGCAGTCGCCCTTTGACGACGCCGACCGGCTCGATTTGGACGCGCTGGCCGCCGAGGTGAACTTCTGCCGGCGGGCGGGCGTTCACGGTGTCGTCTTCCCGGCCATCGCCAGCGAGTTTCAGTACCTGACGGACGACGAGCGCCGCGCCGGGGTGGAGGCAGTGGTCACCGCGGCCGCGGGCGCCATTCCCGTGGTTGCGGGCGTCGCCTCCGCCAGCGGCGCGCAGGCGGCGGTCTACGCCGAGCACGCCGCGCACGCCGGCGCCAGCGCCGTGATGGCGCTGCCGCCGATCCTGTCGCCGGCGCGGCCGGACGAGCTGCGGGACTACTACGCCGGCATCGCGCGGGCTGCCGAGCTGCCGCTGTTCGTGCAGCATTCTCAGGCGGGCATGGACGCCGAGTTCCTGGCCGGCCTGGTGCGCGACATCGAGTCGGTGCACTACATCAAAGAGGAAATGCACCCGAGCGCGCACTACATCAGCGGCGTGCTGGAGGCGCTGCCGGCGGGCTCGGTGGGGGTGTTCGGTGGCTACTACGGCCGCTGGATGCTCTCGGAGCTGGCGCGCGGCGCGACCGGATTCATGCCCGCCGCCGACACCGTGGACGTGCACGTGCAGGTGTGGGATGCCTGGCAGCGCGGCGATAAGATCGGCGCGCGCGAAGTCTTCAACCAACTGCTGCCGCTCATCAACCTGTCGGTGCTGCTGGAAACGCCGTTGCTGAAGGAAGTGCTGGTGCGGCGGGGCGTCTTCACGTCGGCGCGCATGCGCCAGCCGGGCGCGCTCCAGCCCGACGACCACGATCATGCGGAGCTGGACGCCATCCTGGAGAACCTGCAGCCGCTGCTGCGCGCCTGA
- a CDS encoding mandelate racemase/muconate lactonizing enzyme family protein gives MKITSVQAIVLRLPDVTTAADGTQDTCLIRIETDAGITGWGEVDSAPTVVRAAVEAPLSNGITRGLASALEGSDPLAIDACMQRIYDLTQYYTRYGAGAHAVAGVNIALWDIAGKAYGQPIYRLFGAAQRQVRAYASVLFQDTPADTYELAARLADRGFTAAKFGWGPMGQSEANDIALVREARRGLGDAVDLMVDAGQPWDWRTALVRTRQFAEYRPFWLEEPLHPEDVAGYGKLSAVSEIPIAGGESESRLLDFEELILVGGLDWVQADPGRCGITTMVEIGRLAARHQRGFVNHTFKTGVSIAASLHVLAAVPNTQVLEYAMTESPIRHELTYEDFELDAGWVGPSDAPGLGVTINEATLERYGVA, from the coding sequence ATGAAGATCACGTCCGTCCAGGCCATCGTTCTCCGACTGCCCGACGTCACCACCGCCGCCGACGGTACCCAGGACACCTGCCTGATCCGCATCGAGACCGACGCCGGCATCACCGGCTGGGGCGAGGTGGACTCGGCGCCGACCGTGGTGCGCGCGGCCGTGGAGGCGCCGCTGTCGAACGGCATCACGCGCGGCCTCGCGAGCGCGCTGGAGGGTTCCGATCCGCTCGCCATCGACGCCTGCATGCAACGCATCTACGACCTCACGCAGTACTACACGCGCTACGGCGCCGGCGCCCACGCGGTGGCCGGGGTCAACATCGCGCTGTGGGACATCGCGGGCAAGGCCTACGGTCAGCCGATCTACCGGCTGTTCGGCGCCGCGCAGCGCCAGGTGCGGGCCTACGCGTCGGTGCTGTTTCAGGACACGCCCGCCGACACCTACGAGCTGGCGGCGCGACTGGCCGACCGGGGATTCACCGCCGCGAAGTTTGGCTGGGGGCCGATGGGGCAGAGCGAAGCCAACGACATCGCCCTCGTGCGCGAGGCGCGCCGGGGCCTCGGCGACGCAGTGGACCTGATGGTGGACGCGGGTCAGCCGTGGGACTGGCGCACGGCCCTGGTTCGCACGCGGCAGTTCGCCGAGTACCGCCCATTCTGGCTGGAGGAGCCGCTGCACCCCGAAGACGTCGCCGGCTACGGCAAGCTCTCGGCGGTGAGCGAGATTCCGATCGCCGGCGGCGAGTCGGAGTCCCGCCTGCTCGACTTCGAAGAGCTGATCCTCGTGGGCGGGCTGGACTGGGTGCAGGCCGACCCGGGCCGCTGCGGCATTACCACCATGGTTGAGATTGGGCGCCTCGCGGCACGCCATCAGCGCGGCTTCGTGAACCACACCTTCAAGACCGGCGTGTCGATCGCGGCCTCGCTGCACGTGCTGGCGGCGGTGCCGAACACGCAGGTGCTTGAATACGCCATGACCGAGTCGCCAATCCGGCACGAACTGACCTACGAAGACTTCGAGCTCGACGCCGGCTGGGTCGGCCCATCCGACGCGCCGGGCCTGGGCGTGACCATCAACGAGGCGACGCTGGAGCGGTATGGGGTGGCCTAA
- a CDS encoding aldo/keto reductase, producing the protein MEYRRLGKTGLEVSVVGMGCWGLSGGLGHVSQAQANATVHAAIDAGVTLFDTADAYGPRLSELMLGKALRGVRDEVLIATKVGQIGWNTGHLLSYESVEHVHNCCDASLYRLGTDVIDIYQCHQPNPAHPEVLVEAFEQLIQAGKIRSYGVSTDDPAVLRAFDERGGNGVCQLGYSALNRAAERELLPLCAERDIGTLVRVPLERGILTGKFDRDTVFDDMNRSAWNEAARAEFLAQLDAAEQMRPLTNARRSMTQVSLAYLLAQPAVTSVIPGMKTPDQARGNAAAADVALTADELELIRGIPESSSVPLGASGKPIDRSPT; encoded by the coding sequence GTGGAATATCGACGGTTGGGCAAGACCGGACTCGAAGTGTCCGTCGTGGGCATGGGCTGCTGGGGTCTCAGCGGCGGGTTGGGCCACGTGTCGCAGGCGCAGGCCAATGCGACGGTACACGCGGCCATCGACGCGGGCGTGACGCTGTTCGATACCGCCGACGCCTACGGCCCTCGCCTGAGTGAGCTGATGCTCGGCAAGGCGCTGCGCGGCGTGCGCGACGAGGTGCTAATCGCGACCAAGGTGGGCCAAATCGGCTGGAACACGGGGCACTTGCTCAGCTACGAGTCGGTGGAGCACGTCCACAACTGCTGCGACGCCAGCCTCTACCGCCTGGGCACCGACGTGATCGACATCTACCAGTGCCACCAGCCCAATCCGGCGCACCCGGAAGTGCTGGTGGAGGCCTTCGAGCAGCTGATCCAGGCCGGGAAGATCCGGTCCTACGGCGTCTCGACGGACGACCCGGCGGTCCTGCGGGCCTTCGACGAGCGCGGCGGCAACGGTGTCTGCCAGCTCGGATACAGCGCCCTCAATCGCGCGGCGGAGCGCGAGTTGCTGCCGCTGTGCGCCGAGCGGGATATCGGGACGCTGGTGCGCGTGCCGCTGGAGCGCGGCATCCTCACCGGGAAGTTCGACCGGGACACTGTCTTCGACGACATGAACCGGTCGGCCTGGAACGAGGCCGCGCGGGCAGAGTTCCTGGCGCAGCTGGACGCTGCGGAGCAAATGCGACCGCTAACGAACGCGCGGCGCAGCATGACGCAGGTCTCGCTGGCCTATCTGCTGGCGCAACCGGCGGTGACGTCCGTGATTCCCGGCATGAAGACGCCCGACCAGGCGCGGGGCAACGCCGCCGCGGCGGACGTGGCGCTGACGGCGGACGAGCTCGAGTTGATCCGAGGCATCCCAGAGTCTTCATCGGTGCCGCTGGGCGCTTCCGGAAAGCCCATCGACCGGTCGCCGACGTAG
- a CDS encoding TIM barrel protein: MLIGVAGALPDRPADISPADVRRLAELGFQGTNVKLGGPGEASDADLRHARRVIADAGLVIAQSNGAYGSLVGHSDADRRRGIDGLSAHMHATTVLGARTCYVRPGGLNPNGPWFGHPDHHLEATFDRALDSLRVATRAAEDLGVVLAFEGHVLSTIDRPERVAAILDAIDSPALTFNLDPVNFIGSIWDAWRPNAVFDRLLDGARGRIAAAHWKDFTVREELVLHIDEVTPGQGIVDHARWLKRLNATEPHAWVLLEHLTLDQLAPAKQAVDAAMALAGLSWDATP, translated from the coding sequence ATGCTGATCGGTGTCGCAGGCGCATTGCCGGACCGTCCGGCGGACATTTCGCCGGCGGACGTGCGCCGCCTCGCCGAATTGGGGTTTCAGGGCACGAACGTCAAGCTGGGCGGACCCGGCGAGGCCAGTGACGCAGACCTTCGGCACGCGCGCCGCGTCATTGCCGACGCGGGCCTGGTCATCGCCCAATCCAACGGCGCGTATGGATCGCTGGTCGGGCACAGTGACGCCGACCGCCGCCGGGGGATCGACGGCCTGAGCGCGCACATGCACGCGACGACGGTCCTTGGCGCGCGCACGTGCTACGTCCGGCCCGGCGGGCTCAATCCCAACGGCCCATGGTTTGGCCACCCGGACCATCATTTGGAGGCCACCTTCGACCGGGCGCTCGACAGCCTGCGCGTTGCCACCCGGGCCGCCGAGGATCTCGGGGTGGTGCTGGCGTTCGAGGGACACGTGCTGTCGACGATCGACCGGCCCGAGCGCGTAGCCGCGATTCTCGACGCCATCGACTCGCCGGCCCTCACCTTCAACCTCGATCCGGTGAACTTCATCGGCAGCATCTGGGATGCTTGGCGGCCCAATGCGGTTTTCGATCGCCTGCTCGACGGTGCGCGAGGCCGGATCGCGGCGGCACACTGGAAGGACTTCACGGTCCGTGAGGAGCTTGTACTGCACATAGACGAGGTCACGCCCGGTCAGGGCATCGTCGACCACGCGCGCTGGCTGAAGCGGCTCAATGCCACCGAGCCGCACGCATGGGTGCTGCTGGAGCACCTGACCCTGGACCAGCTCGCGCCCGCCAAGCAGGCCGTTGATGCCGCCATGGCCCTCGCCGGTCTGTCCTGGGACGCGACGCCGTGA
- a CDS encoding aspartate aminotransferase family protein — MTQESTLPRAASAALFDRARQVIPGGVNTSLRKVEPQIVWSRAEGAYLHDVDGNSYLDYNAAFGPIILGHAHPGVAAGVAEQQRTLDLTGIGTSELEIQAAEKVVEHVPSAEQVLFCTSGSEATYHAVRVARGATGRRAIVKFQGHFHGWHDHLLANVISPADRVGRLDPLSSGILPDVHAELIVLEWNDLEGLEQLMAERGQEIAAVILEPIPHAIGVVMPEQEFLTQLRALTREHGVVLVFDEVVTGFRHALGGFQAITGITPDLTTLGKAMANGYPCAAICGRRDLMQHFNTSDGDVFFSGTFNGHPLAMAACLSTIEALEQPGLYERLFDLGERMRRGLDDIIQRLGLEAFASQFGSVFVTYFMSPPATSYRDLLRNDDEMYIDFHRGMLERGFYMLPMALKRNHISAAHTESDIDRTLEAADDVLTALAQGRPVTR; from the coding sequence ATGACGCAGGAATCAACATTGCCTCGCGCCGCATCCGCGGCCCTGTTCGATCGCGCGCGACAGGTGATCCCGGGCGGGGTCAACACCTCGCTGCGGAAGGTCGAGCCGCAGATTGTCTGGTCCCGCGCGGAGGGCGCCTACCTCCACGACGTGGACGGCAACAGCTACCTCGACTACAACGCCGCGTTCGGCCCGATCATCCTGGGGCACGCGCATCCAGGCGTGGCCGCCGGGGTGGCCGAGCAACAGCGCACGCTGGACCTCACGGGAATTGGGACCAGCGAGCTGGAGATCCAGGCGGCCGAGAAGGTCGTGGAGCACGTGCCCTCGGCCGAGCAGGTGCTGTTTTGCACCTCGGGCTCCGAGGCCACCTACCACGCGGTGCGAGTGGCGCGCGGGGCCACCGGCCGCCGCGCGATCGTGAAGTTCCAGGGGCACTTTCACGGCTGGCACGACCACCTGCTCGCGAACGTGATCTCGCCCGCGGACCGCGTGGGCCGGCTGGACCCGCTGTCGTCCGGCATCCTGCCGGACGTTCACGCCGAGCTGATCGTGCTGGAGTGGAACGACCTGGAGGGGTTGGAGCAACTCATGGCCGAGCGCGGCCAGGAGATCGCGGCTGTGATCCTGGAACCCATTCCCCACGCGATCGGCGTGGTCATGCCCGAGCAGGAGTTCCTCACACAGCTCCGAGCGCTGACCCGTGAGCATGGGGTCGTGCTGGTGTTCGACGAGGTGGTCACGGGCTTTCGGCACGCGCTGGGCGGCTTTCAGGCCATCACCGGCATCACCCCGGACCTGACCACGCTGGGCAAGGCCATGGCCAACGGCTACCCCTGCGCGGCGATCTGCGGCCGGCGCGACCTGATGCAGCACTTCAACACGTCCGACGGCGACGTGTTCTTCTCGGGCACGTTCAACGGGCACCCGCTGGCGATGGCGGCTTGCCTGTCCACGATCGAGGCGCTCGAGCAGCCGGGGCTCTATGAGCGCCTGTTCGACCTGGGCGAGCGCATGCGGCGGGGGCTCGACGACATCATTCAACGGCTGGGCCTGGAGGCGTTCGCCAGCCAGTTCGGCTCGGTGTTCGTGACCTACTTCATGTCCCCGCCGGCGACCTCCTACCGCGATCTGCTGCGCAACGACGACGAGATGTACATCGACTTCCACCGCGGCATGCTGGAGCGCGGCTTCTACATGCTGCCGATGGCCCTCAAGCGCAATCACATCTCGGCGGCGCACACGGAGAGCGACATCGACCGCACGCTGGAGGCCGCCGACGACGTCTTGACGGCGCTGGCGCAGGGCCGTCCCGTCACGCGCTAG